The following proteins come from a genomic window of Iamia sp. SCSIO 61187:
- a CDS encoding dihydrofolate reductase family protein yields MRPLRYSINVTLDGCCHHEAGLPPDEESMRYWTDQMGRADALLFGRVTYEMMESAWRRPAAGPWPDWMDEWEIPFAETIDRAEKHVVSSTLSRVDWNAELVRGDLGDAVRRLKEEPGEGLFVGGVTLPLALADLGLIDEYEFLVQPVLAGHGPTLLAGLRERIQLELVDRRELGSGTVAVRYRPA; encoded by the coding sequence GTGAGACCACTCCGCTACTCGATCAACGTCACGCTCGACGGCTGCTGCCACCACGAGGCCGGGCTCCCGCCCGACGAGGAGTCGATGCGCTACTGGACCGATCAGATGGGACGGGCCGATGCCCTGCTGTTCGGGCGGGTGACCTACGAGATGATGGAGTCGGCGTGGCGGCGGCCGGCCGCGGGCCCGTGGCCCGACTGGATGGACGAGTGGGAGATCCCGTTCGCCGAGACCATCGACCGGGCCGAGAAGCACGTCGTGTCGAGCACGCTGAGCAGGGTCGACTGGAACGCCGAGCTGGTGCGAGGCGACCTGGGGGACGCGGTCCGGCGCCTCAAGGAGGAGCCCGGCGAGGGCCTGTTCGTGGGGGGCGTGACGCTCCCTCTGGCCCTGGCGGACCTGGGGTTGATCGACGAGTACGAGTTCCTCGTGCAGCCGGTCCTCGCCGGTCACGGGCCGACCCTGCTCGCCGGCCTGCGCGAGCGCATCCAGCTCGAGCTCGTGGATCGCCGCGAGCTCGGGTCGGGCACGGTCGCCGTCCGGTACCGGCCGGCGTGA
- a CDS encoding SOS response-associated peptidase produces the protein MCGRFVSSSSPADLASYFGAEGTVDEALEPTYNVAPTTDVYVVHADGGVRRVDAFHWGLVPGWAKDPKVGNRMINARAETLATKGAFKPAFRRRRCIVPADGFYEWKKLPGQKRKQPYFIHRPDDEPFAFAGLWEVWRGPQGDDGAAESTEQLRSTTIITTAANEPMRAIHDRMPVVLPPSAWDAWLDPENDDIDTLGRLLVPAPPSLITMHPVSTDVGNVRNQGPHLIEAIPAEATVEHGGDPG, from the coding sequence ATGTGCGGCCGGTTCGTCTCCTCCAGCTCGCCGGCCGACCTGGCCTCCTACTTCGGCGCCGAGGGCACCGTCGACGAGGCGCTCGAGCCGACCTACAACGTGGCCCCCACCACCGACGTCTACGTGGTCCACGCCGACGGCGGGGTCCGTCGGGTCGACGCCTTCCACTGGGGCCTCGTCCCGGGCTGGGCCAAGGACCCCAAGGTCGGCAACCGCATGATCAACGCCCGCGCCGAGACCCTGGCCACCAAGGGTGCCTTCAAGCCGGCGTTCAGGCGGCGGCGCTGCATCGTCCCGGCCGACGGCTTCTACGAGTGGAAGAAGCTGCCGGGCCAGAAGCGCAAGCAGCCGTACTTCATCCACCGCCCCGACGACGAGCCCTTCGCCTTCGCCGGCCTGTGGGAGGTGTGGCGGGGCCCCCAGGGCGACGACGGTGCCGCCGAGAGCACCGAGCAGCTGCGCTCGACGACGATCATCACCACGGCCGCCAACGAGCCCATGCGGGCGATCCACGACCGCATGCCCGTCGTGCTGCCCCCGTCGGCCTGGGACGCCTGGCTCGACCCTGAGAACGACGACATCGACACGCTCGGCCGCCTGCTCGTCCCCGCGCCGCCGTCGCTCATCACCATGCACCCGGTGAGCACCGACGTGGGCAACGTCCGCAACCAGGGTCCGCACCTCATCGAGGCGATCCCGGCCGAGGCCACCGTCGAGCACGGCGGCGACCCCGGGTGA
- a CDS encoding dihydrofolate reductase family protein — protein MPRTPARTVVANITLSLDGRINGPDGEHDMGWIVPHALSDGARDHMLRVTEPATTVLLGRKNYSGFGEFWPSVASMELADPRDRAFSRWLDATDKVVFSSTLTDTPWRGSRLATAGPAATVAELREGAGGDIVVLASVSIIRQLLEADLVDRLSIMLCPVVVGGGDRLFDATTPASDWTPAGSWPTETGATALLLDRTRTA, from the coding sequence ATGCCTCGCACCCCCGCCCGCACGGTCGTCGCCAACATCACCCTGTCGCTGGACGGTCGGATCAACGGACCCGACGGTGAGCACGACATGGGTTGGATCGTGCCCCACGCCCTGTCCGACGGCGCCCGCGACCACATGCTGCGCGTGACTGAGCCGGCGACGACGGTGCTGCTCGGGAGGAAGAACTACTCCGGCTTCGGCGAGTTCTGGCCGAGCGTCGCCAGCATGGAGCTCGCCGATCCCCGCGACCGCGCCTTCTCGCGATGGCTCGACGCCACCGACAAGGTCGTGTTCTCGTCCACGCTGACCGACACCCCGTGGCGGGGGTCCCGCCTCGCCACCGCCGGGCCGGCGGCCACCGTCGCCGAGCTGCGGGAGGGAGCGGGCGGGGACATCGTCGTGCTGGCCTCGGTCAGCATCATCCGCCAGCTGCTCGAGGCCGACCTGGTCGACCGGCTGAGCATCATGCTCTGCCCGGTCGTGGTCGGCGGGGGCGACCGCCTGTTCGACGCCACGACCCCCGCCTCGGACTGGACCCCGGCCGGCTCCTGGCCGACCGAGACCGGGGCGACGGCGCTGCTCCTGGACCGCACCCGCACGGCCTGA
- a CDS encoding TetR/AcrR family transcriptional regulator has translation MATVVPTYHQRVAREKRAVIVAAATELFLERGYDRTSLARIAERSGVSRATLFKQFPSKADLFDAIVTESWATADEEDPPPAGNVVDGLTTIGHRYAELLRRPQMTDLFRIVIAELPRFPELADAQFSQGKMPAFESVRVYLRAEHEAATVKVDDVDLAATQFLGMISNYVFWPTLLVPGWEVSAERVAQVIDEAVRTFTARYAAHGPGGSPPARHR, from the coding sequence ATGGCCACGGTCGTGCCGACGTACCACCAGCGCGTCGCCCGGGAGAAGCGCGCCGTGATCGTGGCGGCCGCGACCGAGCTCTTCCTCGAGCGGGGCTACGACCGCACGTCGCTGGCACGGATCGCCGAGCGCTCGGGTGTCTCGCGGGCCACCTTGTTCAAGCAGTTCCCGAGCAAGGCCGACCTGTTCGACGCCATCGTCACCGAGTCGTGGGCGACCGCGGACGAGGAGGATCCTCCGCCCGCAGGCAACGTCGTCGACGGGCTCACCACCATCGGTCACCGCTACGCCGAGCTGTTGCGGCGGCCCCAGATGACCGACCTGTTCCGGATCGTCATCGCCGAGCTGCCGCGGTTCCCCGAGCTGGCCGATGCGCAGTTCTCGCAGGGGAAGATGCCCGCCTTCGAGTCCGTGCGCGTCTACCTCCGAGCCGAGCACGAGGCGGCGACGGTGAAGGTCGACGACGTGGACCTGGCCGCCACCCAGTTCCTCGGCATGATCTCCAACTACGTCTTCTGGCCGACGCTCCTGGTGCCGGGCTGGGAGGTGAGCGCCGAGCGCGTCGCCCAGGTGATCGACGAGGCCGTCCGCACCTTCACGGCGCGCTACGCCGCGCACGGGCCAGGGGGTTCTCCCCCCGCCCGACACCGATGA
- a CDS encoding DUF1059 domain-containing protein translates to MTRMYVDCREMPSEADCTLSISADSEQELLDAAAAHAVAVHGHEDGPELRQGLSEMIHEGAAP, encoded by the coding sequence ATGACGCGCATGTACGTCGACTGCCGTGAGATGCCGAGCGAGGCGGACTGCACCCTCTCGATCTCGGCCGACAGCGAGCAGGAGCTGCTCGACGCGGCCGCAGCCCACGCCGTCGCTGTCCACGGCCACGAGGACGGCCCTGAGCTGCGGCAGGGGCTGAGCGAGATGATCCACGAGGGCGCCGCTCCCTGA
- a CDS encoding nitroreductase/quinone reductase family protein, whose protein sequence is MSGPDTTGGDDSAPDAPLSHLPDHIRRTIEITPAAGTRERIIDITTRGRRTGRPRRIEIFFYRAAGRTYLCSGAGGSATDWHANLLADPDFTFHLKNGVRADLPARATPVTDPVERQAVLEEIVADLNQPHDPGTIRPTRLEDWADSRLMRIDFGRRS, encoded by the coding sequence ATGAGCGGCCCGGACACGACCGGAGGGGACGACTCCGCCCCGGACGCGCCCTTGTCGCACCTGCCAGACCACATCCGGCGGACCATCGAGATCACACCCGCCGCCGGCACCCGCGAGAGGATCATCGACATCACGACGCGGGGGCGCCGCACCGGCCGACCACGCCGCATCGAGATCTTCTTCTACCGAGCTGCGGGCCGCACCTACCTCTGCAGCGGCGCCGGCGGGTCCGCGACCGACTGGCACGCGAACCTCCTCGCCGATCCCGACTTCACGTTCCACCTCAAGAACGGGGTCCGCGCCGACCTGCCGGCACGGGCCACGCCGGTCACCGACCCCGTCGAACGCCAGGCCGTGCTGGAGGAGATCGTCGCCGACCTCAACCAGCCCCACGACCCCGGCACCATCCGGCCGACACGGCTCGAAGACTGGGCGGACAGCCGACTGATGCGCATCGACTTCGGTCGCCGGTCGTGA
- a CDS encoding DUF2079 domain-containing protein, with protein MGLRRRLDASSLRWQARLDTPWVDRTLPWAIGGVLAVLLATIGFAVQRQLDGGPTLAVWTQAAWNLENGHGASSSIAGGNVITGQWAFTSLPLLWLGRWIPMGPMLAVVQPVCLGLAVVPIWRMAREVARLRLGVTVALSFAYAAAPILYTANLSGWSAVVPAVPALAWASWFGQRRRWVAYGVCVVIAVASRADVGLLLIAFGLLGITSGDRRSGTLTAALGTVWTAAYLIVVAPPVPSGPLTSGEAVLARGEAPLAVLRDPLRLVTDLVLQPNVGALVLLVGPFLFLPFVVPRFALPAFPPIVLGLVGEEAVRQGLEPGPGADLLPSVLMLAVVPLALAAVVALARIGQPSVSRIRVDHRVVAAMVLATVAIFVQVAPASPFNEPWSWGGRDAVDGGRMQAVDTLEEGYGLTGAVAVSPQLTALVAERWAVHELPVGPPDRGWRPTVPAIILDTTAVDDDGDRIWSDSDQITVLANLRGLSYDVAYEGAGVILLLR; from the coding sequence ATGGGTCTCCGCCGGCGCCTCGACGCGTCCTCGCTGCGGTGGCAGGCCCGGCTCGACACGCCGTGGGTCGACCGGACCCTCCCGTGGGCCATCGGCGGCGTGCTGGCCGTCCTGCTGGCCACGATCGGCTTCGCCGTCCAGCGCCAGCTCGACGGGGGCCCGACCCTGGCGGTGTGGACCCAGGCGGCGTGGAACCTGGAGAACGGCCACGGCGCCTCGTCGTCGATCGCCGGGGGCAACGTGATCACCGGGCAGTGGGCGTTCACGTCGCTGCCCCTGCTGTGGTTGGGGCGCTGGATCCCCATGGGCCCGATGCTCGCCGTCGTGCAGCCCGTGTGCCTGGGCCTCGCCGTGGTCCCGATCTGGCGCATGGCCCGCGAGGTCGCCCGCCTCCGCCTCGGCGTCACCGTCGCCCTGAGCTTCGCCTACGCCGCCGCGCCCATCCTCTACACCGCCAACCTCAGCGGCTGGAGCGCGGTGGTCCCGGCGGTTCCCGCCCTGGCGTGGGCCTCGTGGTTCGGCCAGCGGCGGCGCTGGGTCGCCTACGGGGTGTGCGTCGTGATCGCCGTCGCGTCCCGCGCCGACGTCGGCCTGCTGCTGATCGCCTTCGGGCTCCTGGGGATCACCTCGGGCGACCGCCGCTCGGGCACGCTGACCGCCGCCCTCGGGACGGTCTGGACGGCGGCCTACCTCATCGTCGTCGCGCCCCCCGTCCCCAGCGGGCCCCTGACCTCGGGGGAGGCGGTCCTGGCCCGCGGCGAGGCACCGCTCGCCGTCCTCCGGGACCCGCTGCGCCTCGTCACCGACCTCGTCCTGCAGCCCAACGTCGGGGCCCTGGTGCTGCTGGTGGGTCCGTTCCTCTTCCTGCCCTTCGTGGTGCCCCGGTTCGCCCTCCCCGCCTTCCCGCCCATCGTGCTCGGCCTGGTGGGGGAGGAGGCGGTGCGGCAGGGGCTCGAGCCCGGCCCCGGCGCCGACCTGCTCCCGTCGGTGCTGATGCTCGCCGTCGTCCCCTTGGCCCTCGCCGCCGTGGTCGCCCTGGCCCGCATCGGCCAGCCCAGCGTGAGCCGCATCCGGGTCGACCACCGCGTGGTGGCCGCCATGGTCCTGGCGACCGTCGCCATCTTCGTCCAGGTCGCGCCGGCATCTCCGTTCAACGAACCGTGGTCGTGGGGCGGCCGCGACGCCGTCGACGGCGGCCGCATGCAGGCCGTCGACACCCTCGAGGAGGGCTACGGGCTGACCGGCGCCGTCGCCGTGTCGCCCCAGCTGACCGCGCTGGTGGCCGAGCGGTGGGCCGTCCACGAGCTACCGGTCGGGCCCCCGGACCGGGGCTGGCGCCCGACCGTCCCGGCCATCATCCTCGACACCACCGCGGTCGACGACGACGGCGACCGCATCTGGTCCGACAGCGACCAGATCACGGTGCTGGCCAACCTCCGCGGCCTCTCCTACGACGTCGCCTACGAGGGCGCCGGCGTCATCCTCCTGCTGCGCTGA
- a CDS encoding response regulator transcription factor, which produces MTKREREVLHLVAEGLTNQAIAAELVLSVHTVRTHVQTILTKLGAHSKLEAAAVAKRRRILR; this is translated from the coding sequence TTGACGAAGCGGGAGCGAGAGGTCCTCCATCTCGTCGCCGAGGGTCTGACCAACCAGGCCATCGCGGCCGAACTCGTGCTGAGCGTCCACACGGTCCGGACCCACGTCCAGACGATCCTCACCAAGCTCGGGGCCCACTCGAAGCTCGAGGCCGCCGCCGTCGCCAAGCGTCGTCGCATCCTTCGCTGA
- a CDS encoding EAL domain-containing protein: protein MELIEAAFRATPNGVVIQDPFGVIVAANRAAEVILGLTADEMLGRTSHDQRWGTIHADGTPFPGESHPSMVALRTGEPVRGVVMGVYTPTAQLRWLRVDSTPLVIGEVVEGVATFFVDITEQRRAEDGRREAEDHLRIATHAGRVGVFEWDPAEETIWVDEEAARICGCPGLAKRGPIEVLLTAVHPEDRSRAERQMREAFTGGGPAGGAFRVVHPDGTVRFVLVQADVRSDAEGGSRLTGAVVDVTDLHGANQRVVDLLESMPEAYFSIDRDYRFTYLNPAAEALLGRDRSVLSGRILWHEFGELIGSQFEELYRSIMDEGGMGEVEAYYPPHRRWYEVRAHAIPEGVAAYFHDVTDRRIAAAERDRLLAAEREARVVAEHARVELAFRATHDSLTGLPNRDNLHTWIVGRLELKRPTREFCVCPFDLGGRQIVVTASAGLVFAHSHRDAESLIRDADAALFRAKDAGRDRIVVFDDEIRAAALARVEIEADLREALGRGDLVAHYQPAFSMSTGAVLGLEALARWTHPLHGLIPPSRFIPVASETGLINVLTTRMLDQAARDAAEAAAITGNPEVVMWVNVTPQQLTERCFADAVLGGLDERGLPARRFGIEVVETALLDDSDSVAVTLRRLASSGVQIAIDDFGTGHSSLHRLHEYPVDLLKIDQSFVARLADPAGRPIVATIVHLAHAIGARACAEGVGPRSSCVSWVSSVSTAYLVSTSPRPTASRTSGSSADPAARARRRRGVRPAGATADAVPASWCAQRCLERRHLLIQVGAPREHRRQP, encoded by the coding sequence ATGGAGCTGATCGAGGCTGCCTTCCGCGCCACGCCGAACGGTGTCGTGATCCAGGATCCGTTCGGCGTGATCGTGGCGGCCAACCGGGCCGCAGAGGTGATCCTGGGTCTCACCGCCGATGAGATGCTGGGCCGCACGAGCCATGATCAGCGGTGGGGGACGATCCACGCCGACGGGACACCCTTTCCCGGCGAGAGCCACCCGTCGATGGTCGCACTGCGCACCGGTGAGCCGGTTCGCGGCGTCGTCATGGGGGTGTACACCCCGACCGCACAGCTCCGATGGCTGCGTGTCGACTCGACACCTCTGGTCATCGGGGAGGTGGTCGAAGGCGTGGCCACGTTCTTCGTCGACATCACCGAGCAGCGCCGCGCCGAGGACGGCAGGCGAGAGGCGGAGGACCACCTCAGGATCGCCACCCACGCAGGTCGTGTGGGCGTGTTCGAGTGGGACCCGGCAGAGGAGACGATCTGGGTCGACGAGGAGGCCGCTCGCATCTGTGGCTGCCCAGGACTCGCCAAGCGCGGCCCGATCGAGGTGCTCCTCACCGCAGTGCATCCCGAGGATCGGAGCCGAGCCGAGCGCCAGATGCGCGAGGCCTTCACGGGTGGGGGCCCGGCCGGGGGAGCTTTCCGAGTCGTGCACCCGGACGGGACCGTGCGGTTCGTCCTCGTGCAAGCCGACGTCCGCTCCGACGCCGAGGGTGGATCGCGGCTCACGGGTGCGGTCGTCGACGTCACCGATCTCCACGGCGCGAACCAGCGGGTGGTCGACCTGCTCGAGTCCATGCCCGAGGCCTACTTCTCCATCGACCGCGACTACCGGTTCACCTACCTGAACCCTGCTGCGGAAGCGCTGCTCGGCCGCGACCGGTCCGTTCTCTCCGGTCGAATCCTGTGGCACGAGTTCGGCGAGCTGATCGGCTCCCAGTTCGAGGAGCTGTACCGATCGATCATGGACGAAGGAGGTATGGGGGAGGTCGAGGCGTACTACCCGCCGCACCGCCGGTGGTACGAGGTCCGCGCGCACGCCATCCCCGAGGGAGTGGCCGCGTACTTCCACGACGTGACGGATCGCCGGATCGCCGCCGCTGAACGCGACCGCCTGCTGGCTGCGGAACGGGAAGCCCGCGTCGTCGCCGAGCATGCTCGCGTCGAGCTCGCGTTCAGAGCGACCCACGACAGCCTCACCGGACTCCCGAACCGGGACAACCTCCACACCTGGATCGTTGGGCGGCTGGAGCTCAAGCGTCCCACCCGTGAGTTCTGCGTGTGTCCGTTCGACCTCGGCGGCCGGCAGATCGTCGTCACCGCCAGCGCCGGCCTCGTCTTCGCGCACTCCCACCGTGACGCCGAGTCGCTCATCAGGGACGCCGACGCTGCGCTCTTCCGCGCCAAGGACGCGGGGAGGGATCGGATCGTCGTCTTCGACGACGAGATCCGAGCGGCAGCGCTCGCCCGCGTCGAGATCGAGGCCGATCTCCGCGAGGCCCTCGGTCGCGGCGATCTCGTCGCCCACTACCAGCCGGCCTTCTCGATGAGTACCGGTGCCGTCCTCGGCCTGGAGGCACTCGCCCGATGGACCCATCCTCTTCACGGGCTCATCCCTCCGAGCAGGTTCATCCCGGTCGCATCCGAGACCGGACTCATCAACGTGCTGACGACCCGGATGCTCGACCAGGCAGCGCGCGACGCGGCGGAAGCAGCAGCGATCACGGGCAACCCCGAGGTCGTGATGTGGGTGAATGTCACCCCGCAGCAGCTCACCGAACGGTGCTTCGCCGACGCAGTGCTGGGAGGGCTCGACGAGCGCGGACTTCCCGCACGGCGGTTCGGGATCGAGGTCGTGGAGACCGCGCTCCTCGACGACTCCGACTCCGTCGCGGTCACGCTGCGCCGTCTCGCCTCGAGCGGGGTGCAGATCGCAATCGACGACTTCGGTACCGGTCACTCGTCGCTCCACCGCCTGCACGAGTATCCGGTCGATCTGCTCAAGATCGATCAATCGTTCGTCGCTCGTCTCGCCGACCCGGCGGGCCGTCCGATCGTCGCCACCATCGTCCACCTCGCTCACGCGATCGGCGCGAGGGCGTGCGCCGAAGGCGTCGGACCGAGGAGCAGCTGCGTCTCCTGGGTGAGCTCGGTGTCGACTGCGTATCTGGTTTCCACCTCGCCGCGCCCGACCGCCTCGAGAACCTCTGGTAGCAGCGCGGACCCGGCGGCCCGAGCGCGCCGCCGACGGGGGGTTCGACCGGCTGGAGCTACGGCAGATGCAGTACCGGCGAGTTGGTGCGCACAGCGCTGTCTCGAGCGACGCCATCTCCTGATCCAAGTGGGAGCACCTCGCGAACACAGGAGACAGCCGTGA
- a CDS encoding glucose 1-dehydrogenase, with the protein MNRFDDQTVLVTGGTGGQGSSHVRAFHAEGANVVIADIDAERGVALAAELGTRARFTRLDVTDESSWSAAVQEAESAFGAVHVLVNNAGVQNPPVPIEETDRATWSRILDINLTGTFLGIKVAAPALRRATGGAIVNIASTMGLGGTAHYAPYVASKWAVRGLTQTAALELGRDLIRVNTIHPGVIATSFIQEPAAGATVAIADVYSPEPFAIPRLGEPSDVTGLLLFLASSDASFITGSEFVIDGGLLLGPALPAEAA; encoded by the coding sequence ATGAACCGCTTCGACGACCAGACCGTGCTCGTGACCGGTGGGACCGGTGGCCAGGGCTCGAGCCACGTGCGCGCCTTCCATGCCGAGGGCGCGAACGTGGTGATCGCCGACATCGACGCCGAACGCGGCGTCGCCCTCGCCGCCGAGCTCGGCACCCGTGCTCGCTTCACCCGCCTCGACGTCACCGACGAGAGCTCGTGGTCCGCCGCCGTGCAGGAGGCCGAGAGCGCCTTCGGCGCCGTGCACGTGCTCGTCAACAACGCGGGCGTCCAGAACCCGCCGGTGCCGATCGAGGAGACGGACCGGGCCACGTGGTCGCGGATCCTCGACATCAACCTCACCGGGACGTTCCTCGGCATCAAGGTCGCCGCCCCCGCCCTGCGCCGCGCCACAGGGGGAGCCATCGTCAACATCGCCTCGACGATGGGCCTGGGCGGCACCGCGCACTACGCGCCGTACGTCGCCAGCAAGTGGGCCGTGCGCGGTCTCACCCAGACGGCGGCGCTCGAGCTCGGGCGCGACCTCATCCGGGTGAACACCATCCACCCGGGCGTCATCGCGACCTCCTTCATCCAGGAACCGGCCGCGGGCGCCACCGTCGCCATCGCCGACGTCTACTCCCCCGAGCCGTTCGCCATCCCGCGCCTGGGAGAGCCGAGCGACGTCACCGGGCTGCTCCTGTTCCTCGCCTCGTCGGACGCGTCGTTCATCACGGGGTCGGAGTTCGTCATCGACGGTGGGCTCCTCCTCGGGCCCGCCCTCCCGGCCGAGGCCGCATGA
- a CDS encoding MMPL family transporter: MFARLGRWCHDRRWIVLGLWIVALVIAGAASGALGTESESNPSLPGEAQRGLDILEQGFDGGGGDQAGSIVFRSETEVTDPAVQGPMEDLLAEVEEVSGITVVSPYGEGGARQISQQGDDAGRIAFASLQAPTGWSFEDFTAAGEEIRPLVEEADVPGTEVYLGGGSFAEFEEPSSEILGVGFAIVILILAFGSVLAMGLPIGVALFGIGVGTSIVGILSNVVTVPDFATILGVMIGLGVGIDYALFIVTRYRENLHHGMEPARATSVAIDTSGRAVVFAGATVVISLLGMTIMGLSFVTGLAIGAASVVAVTVVASITLLPALLGFAGTRVEVTRWRGLVTAGLVALALVLFGLGVPSGVSSVLLVAGVAVLLLGLVVRPLKREVNMRSRRSAEETFAYRWSRVVQHHPWRSAVAGTVFLCVLAIPVFGLRLGFSDEGNYPEGTDTRTAYDLLADGFGPGFNGPLLVVTEIPEGTDPAVLEQISAALAETEGVAFASPAIPNDPEDPSAATAALWRVIPTTSPQDEGTTELVERLRDDVLPAAVGDSEVDPLVTGSVAILADFSTYLSARLPFFFAAVLALSFLLLMAVFRSILVPLKAVLMNLLSIGAAYGVVVAGFQWGWLGPLLNIDGAPIEPFLPMMLFAIVFGLSMDYEVFLLSRVREEWLRTGDSHESVANGLAATARVITAAALIMVFVFGGFLLEDDRIIKLMGVGLATAVLLDATVVRMLLVPATMELLGDRNWWLPSWLDRLLPNIDVEGHVEYDDQDDAGDPDAAGEPEKELAPV, encoded by the coding sequence ATGTTCGCTCGCCTGGGTCGTTGGTGCCACGACCGCCGTTGGATCGTCCTCGGCCTCTGGATCGTCGCCCTCGTCATCGCCGGGGCGGCGTCGGGCGCGCTCGGCACCGAGTCGGAGTCGAACCCGTCGCTGCCCGGGGAGGCGCAGCGCGGCCTCGACATCCTCGAGCAGGGCTTCGACGGGGGCGGCGGGGACCAGGCCGGCTCGATCGTCTTCCGGTCCGAGACCGAGGTGACCGATCCGGCCGTGCAGGGCCCGATGGAGGACCTGCTCGCCGAGGTCGAGGAGGTCAGCGGCATCACCGTCGTCAGCCCCTACGGCGAGGGTGGTGCCCGGCAGATCTCGCAGCAGGGCGACGACGCCGGTCGCATCGCCTTCGCGTCGCTCCAGGCCCCCACCGGGTGGTCGTTCGAGGACTTCACCGCCGCCGGCGAGGAGATCCGGCCCCTGGTCGAGGAGGCCGACGTCCCCGGCACCGAGGTGTACCTGGGCGGCGGCAGCTTCGCCGAGTTCGAGGAGCCCTCGTCGGAGATCCTCGGCGTCGGCTTCGCCATCGTCATCTTGATCCTGGCCTTCGGGTCGGTGCTGGCCATGGGCCTGCCCATCGGCGTCGCCCTGTTCGGGATCGGCGTGGGCACCTCGATCGTCGGGATCCTCTCCAACGTCGTCACCGTGCCCGACTTCGCCACCATCCTCGGCGTGATGATCGGCCTCGGCGTCGGCATCGACTACGCCCTCTTCATCGTCACCCGGTACCGGGAGAACCTGCACCACGGGATGGAGCCGGCGCGGGCGACGAGCGTCGCCATCGACACCTCCGGCCGGGCCGTGGTGTTCGCCGGGGCGACCGTCGTCATCTCGCTGCTCGGCATGACCATCATGGGGCTGAGCTTCGTGACCGGTCTGGCCATCGGGGCCGCCAGCGTCGTGGCCGTCACCGTGGTCGCGTCGATCACCCTGCTCCCCGCGCTCCTCGGCTTCGCCGGCACCCGGGTCGAGGTGACCCGCTGGCGCGGCCTCGTCACCGCCGGCCTCGTCGCCCTGGCCCTCGTCCTGTTCGGCCTCGGGGTCCCGAGCGGCGTGTCCTCGGTGCTGCTGGTCGCCGGCGTGGCCGTCCTCCTGCTCGGCCTCGTCGTCCGGCCCCTCAAGCGCGAGGTCAACATGCGGTCGCGGCGGTCGGCCGAGGAGACCTTCGCCTACCGGTGGAGCCGGGTCGTCCAGCACCACCCGTGGCGGTCCGCCGTCGCCGGCACCGTGTTCCTCTGCGTCCTCGCCATCCCGGTGTTCGGCCTGCGGCTGGGCTTCTCCGACGAGGGGAACTACCCCGAGGGGACCGACACCCGGACCGCCTACGACCTGCTGGCCGATGGCTTCGGGCCCGGCTTCAACGGCCCGCTCCTCGTCGTGACCGAGATCCCCGAGGGCACCGACCCCGCCGTGCTCGAGCAGATCAGCGCCGCCCTCGCCGAGACCGAGGGCGTGGCCTTCGCCTCCCCCGCCATCCCCAACGACCCCGAGGACCCGAGCGCGGCCACGGCCGCCCTGTGGCGGGTGATCCCCACCACCTCGCCACAGGACGAGGGCACCACCGAGCTGGTCGAGCGCCTGCGCGACGACGTCCTGCCGGCGGCGGTCGGCGACTCCGAGGTCGACCCGCTCGTCACCGGCTCGGTCGCCATCCTGGCCGACTTCTCGACCTACCTGTCGGCCCGCCTGCCCTTCTTCTTCGCCGCCGTGCTGGCCCTGTCGTTCCTGCTCCTGATGGCCGTGTTCCGCTCGATCCTGGTGCCGCTCAAGGCGGTGCTCATGAACCTGCTGTCGATCGGGGCCGCCTACGGCGTCGTCGTGGCCGGGTTCCAGTGGGGCTGGCTCGGCCCGCTCCTGAACATCGACGGGGCCCCCATCGAGCCCTTCCTCCCGATGATGCTCTTCGCCATCGTGTTCGGGCTCTCGATGGACTACGAGGTCTTCCTCCTGTCCCGCGTCCGGGAGGAGTGGCTGCGCACCGGTGACAGCCACGAGTCGGTGGCCAACGGCCTGGCCGCCACCGCCCGGGTCATCACCGCCGCCGCCTTGATCATGGTGTTCGTCTTCGGTGGCTTCCTCCTGGAGGACGACCGGATCATCAAGCTGATGGGCGTCGGTCTGGCCACCGCCGTCCTCCTCGACGCCACCGTGGTCCGCATGCTCCTGGTGCCCGCCACCATGGAGCTGCTCGGCGACCGCAACTGGTGGCTGCCGTCGTGGCTCGACCGCCTCCTCCCGAACATCGACGTCGAGGGCCACGTCGAGTACGACGACCAGGACGACGCCGGCGACCCCGACGCCGCCGGCGAGCCCGAGAAGGAGCTCGCCCCGGTCTGA